The following are encoded together in the Chloroherpetonaceae bacterium genome:
- a CDS encoding HU family DNA-binding protein, with protein sequence MSKADIVEKIAKDAGISKAASEKAVNAFIEAVTNSLKKGQPVTLIGFGTFSVAKRAARIARNPKTGEQIKVKAKKIARFRPGTALKNAVNK encoded by the coding sequence ATGTCAAAAGCCGACATCGTAGAGAAGATTGCCAAAGATGCGGGCATCTCTAAAGCAGCGTCAGAAAAGGCGGTCAATGCGTTCATTGAAGCGGTAACAAACTCGCTAAAGAAAGGGCAGCCTGTAACGCTCATCGGGTTTGGCACATTCTCGGTCGCCAAGCGCGCAGCACGCATTGCACGCAATCCTAAGACGGGTGAGCAAATTAAAGTGAAAGCAAAGAAGATAGCCCGGTTTCGCCCAGGCACAGCATTGAAGAACGCGGTCAACAAGTAA
- a CDS encoding MBL fold metallo-hydrolase — protein sequence MQVGAYQIFAVECERFALDGGAMFGTVPKALWEKQIPADEKNRIDMSARAMLIVGNGRKILVDTGMGQKWEPKYREMYKISESFLEANLRRAGVTPEEITDVILTHLHFDHAGGATKLVDGKLVPTFPNATYYVQEENYKWAMNPNARERASYLKENFVPLLEHNKLQFTNGEMELFPGVHLILSNAHTRAQQLVRVTDGKTSVCYCGDVIPTAAHIPLPWVMGYDLYPLEIMEEKRRLLEQAADEHWTLFFEHDPFKDAADVVRSEKGIVKNTTFFIN from the coding sequence ATGCAGGTTGGAGCATATCAAATTTTTGCTGTGGAGTGTGAGCGCTTTGCGTTAGATGGAGGCGCTATGTTTGGCACTGTGCCCAAAGCACTGTGGGAAAAGCAAATTCCTGCAGATGAAAAAAATCGCATCGATATGTCGGCGCGCGCGATGCTTATTGTAGGGAATGGGCGCAAAATTTTGGTCGACACGGGAATGGGACAGAAGTGGGAGCCAAAATATCGTGAGATGTATAAAATCTCTGAATCGTTTTTGGAAGCAAACTTGCGCCGTGCAGGCGTAACACCTGAGGAGATTACAGATGTGATTCTGACACACCTACACTTTGACCACGCAGGCGGCGCAACCAAACTGGTTGATGGCAAACTGGTGCCTACCTTCCCGAATGCGACCTACTATGTGCAAGAGGAGAACTACAAGTGGGCGATGAATCCGAATGCTCGCGAGAGAGCCAGCTACCTCAAAGAAAACTTTGTGCCACTTTTAGAGCACAACAAGCTCCAGTTTACCAACGGTGAAATGGAACTTTTCCCTGGCGTGCATCTTATTCTTTCGAATGCGCATACGCGCGCACAGCAGTTAGTAAGAGTAACTGATGGAAAGACGTCCGTGTGCTACTGCGGCGATGTTATCCCCACAGCGGCTCATATTCCGCTCCCATGGGTAATGGGCTACGACCTGTATCCACTTGAAATTATGGAAGAAAAGCGGCGACTCTTGGAACAAGCAGCAGACGAACACTGGACGCTTTTCTTTGAACATGACCCCTTCAAAGATGCCGCCGATGTGGTGCGTAGCGAAAAAGGGATTGTAAAAAACACAACCTTTTTCATCAATTGA
- the accB gene encoding acetyl-CoA carboxylase biotin carboxyl carrier protein, which produces MNLDDIQKLLKMLDESGLDEMTIEEGDFKITLKRRSEQPAPSVHTPMPSLFMPQYAPPMVTATPPTLPTPPTSNAAPATSSQTAEPAPPAKKYKEIRSPMVGTFYRAPSPEANPYVQVGDQVTKGKVLCIIEAMKLMNEIESDVDGKIVKIMVENGQPVEYDQVLFLLE; this is translated from the coding sequence ATGAATCTCGATGACATTCAAAAGCTCTTAAAGATGCTTGATGAGTCAGGCTTGGACGAGATGACCATAGAGGAAGGCGATTTCAAGATTACCCTGAAGCGTAGAAGTGAACAACCCGCCCCATCTGTGCATACGCCTATGCCGTCTCTTTTTATGCCACAGTATGCACCACCAATGGTTACAGCCACCCCACCGACTTTGCCAACCCCTCCGACCTCTAATGCTGCACCTGCGACCTCTTCTCAAACGGCTGAGCCAGCGCCGCCAGCGAAGAAATACAAGGAGATTCGCTCGCCAATGGTAGGCACATTCTATCGTGCTCCCTCGCCAGAAGCCAATCCATATGTGCAGGTAGGCGACCAAGTCACAAAAGGCAAAGTCCTCTGCATCATTGAAGCAATGAAACTGATGAATGAAATTGAAAGCGATGTGGATGGGAAGATTGTTAAAATCATGGTTGAAAATGGGCAGCCCGTAGAGTATGACCAAGTGCTTTTTCTTCTGGAGTAG
- a CDS encoding HAMP domain-containing histidine kinase, with protein sequence MDDTRLIKENACLETIVKIQRALLKSKDVSSLYDTILFDIRQAMGASRAYLFRNSLLLDGQPVYSLVAESHLAHLSKRIELATMTALPHTHLPRWTTILSHGGLVAETQSKAKGEERFFMATHNVRSLLLAPLLAENRFLGFLGVDDCDTEREWGSLDQELIEDIALSLAYVHLHQDAARDLMYTNQEKIELMEILAHDLKNPMSGILLAVDILAKKYEKLSKEEIEKRLISIRDCVGRMKSISESLLLGHSPFHSKPQLNLEPVGLANLIETIVQSLQMQASAKQIELIVEASKEVPKARADRIAMLQVLENLVSNAIKFSPFDRKVWIRLYRHRSRVRISVTDQGLGIKPEEMNLLFQKQAQLSAKPTGGESSTGYGLWICKTLVDAMRGRIWCESSAGKGATFIVELPIAKEEESTSLNQLIIN encoded by the coding sequence ATGGATGATACTCGCCTCATCAAAGAAAACGCCTGTCTTGAGACGATTGTCAAGATTCAGCGCGCACTTCTCAAAAGCAAAGATGTTTCCAGTCTTTACGATACGATTCTCTTCGATATACGCCAAGCTATGGGTGCTAGCCGTGCCTATCTTTTTAGAAACTCTTTGCTTTTGGATGGTCAGCCTGTCTACTCGCTGGTAGCAGAATCGCATCTGGCACATTTGTCCAAGCGGATTGAGCTGGCTACGATGACCGCCTTACCACACACGCACCTACCGCGCTGGACAACGATACTTTCGCACGGGGGCTTGGTCGCAGAAACCCAGAGCAAAGCTAAAGGCGAGGAGCGATTTTTTATGGCTACTCACAATGTGCGCTCGCTTTTACTTGCTCCACTTTTAGCTGAAAACCGCTTCTTGGGCTTTCTCGGCGTTGATGACTGCGACACAGAACGAGAATGGGGTAGCCTCGACCAAGAGCTAATAGAAGATATTGCACTTTCGCTTGCATATGTCCACCTTCATCAAGACGCGGCGCGCGACCTTATGTATACCAATCAAGAAAAAATTGAGCTAATGGAAATTTTAGCGCACGACCTTAAAAACCCAATGTCAGGTATTTTGCTTGCTGTGGATATCCTTGCAAAAAAGTATGAGAAACTCTCCAAAGAAGAGATTGAGAAGCGACTTATTAGCATTCGCGATTGTGTGGGGCGAATGAAAAGTATTTCCGAGAGTCTTCTGCTGGGTCATAGTCCCTTTCATAGTAAGCCACAGCTGAATCTTGAACCTGTCGGATTAGCTAATCTTATTGAAACCATTGTGCAATCGCTCCAGATGCAAGCCAGCGCTAAGCAAATTGAACTCATTGTTGAGGCTAGCAAGGAAGTGCCAAAAGCTCGCGCTGACCGCATTGCTATGCTGCAGGTGTTAGAGAACTTGGTCTCCAACGCAATCAAGTTTTCGCCATTTGATAGGAAAGTTTGGATACGCCTCTACCGACATCGCAGCCGCGTGCGCATTAGCGTAACTGACCAAGGGCTGGGCATCAAGCCAGAGGAGATGAATCTACTGTTTCAAAAGCAAGCGCAACTTTCTGCAAAGCCGACAGGTGGCGAGAGTTCTACAGGCTACGGACTTTGGATTTGCAAAACACTTGTCGATGCAATGCGTGGTCGAATCTGGTGCGAAAGTTCTGCTGGCAAAGGCGCTACATTCATCGTAGAGCTACCTATCGCCAAAGAGGAAGAATCCACTTCACTCAATCAGCTTATTATCAATTGA
- the accC gene encoding acetyl-CoA carboxylase biotin carboxylase subunit, whose protein sequence is MFRKILIANRGEIAMRIIRTCREMGIQTVAIYSTADADSLHVKYADEAVCVGPPPSKESYLNIPRIIAAAEVTNADAIHPGYGFLSERAEFSEICALSGIKFIGPSPEMIRKMGDKNTAKETMRAANVPTIPGSEGLVERIEDAKAVAAAVGYPIIIKATAGGGGKGMRVVSREEDLEKAFNTARSEAEKAFGNPGVYIEKFLEEPRHIEIQVLGDQHGNIIHLGERDCTVQRRHQKLIEESPSPIISEEMRIKMGEAGVKAAKAINYEGAGTVEFLVDKHRNFYFMEMNTRIQVEHPVTEEIYDIDLIKQQILIAAGKKLPTKKFVPRGHAIECRINAEDPENDFRPSAGELKVFHVPCGHGVRVETHAYAGYRIPPYYDSMIAKLIVYGHTREEAIERMLRALDEFIVEGIKTTIPLHKKIFQSEIFRSGHFDTSFIEKTQILKMLSAK, encoded by the coding sequence TTGTTTAGGAAGATTCTCATTGCTAATCGCGGCGAAATTGCAATGCGCATTATTCGCACTTGCCGTGAGATGGGCATCCAGACCGTTGCAATTTACTCCACGGCTGATGCTGATTCGCTTCATGTAAAATATGCAGATGAAGCCGTTTGCGTCGGTCCGCCGCCGAGCAAAGAAAGTTATCTCAATATTCCACGCATCATTGCAGCTGCTGAGGTCACCAATGCCGATGCGATTCATCCAGGCTACGGCTTTCTTTCTGAGCGTGCCGAATTTTCTGAGATTTGTGCCCTCTCTGGCATCAAGTTTATCGGTCCTTCGCCTGAGATGATTCGCAAAATGGGTGATAAGAACACTGCCAAAGAGACAATGAGAGCTGCAAATGTCCCAACGATTCCGGGCAGCGAAGGACTAGTAGAACGGATAGAGGATGCCAAAGCAGTCGCGGCAGCAGTAGGCTATCCTATCATTATCAAGGCAACAGCTGGCGGCGGTGGCAAAGGCATGCGCGTCGTTTCTCGCGAAGAAGATTTAGAAAAGGCATTCAATACGGCTCGCAGCGAGGCGGAGAAAGCTTTTGGAAACCCCGGCGTCTATATTGAAAAATTTCTCGAGGAGCCACGACACATTGAAATCCAAGTCTTAGGCGACCAGCACGGCAACATCATTCATTTGGGCGAGCGAGACTGCACTGTTCAACGCCGCCATCAAAAGCTAATTGAAGAGTCTCCTTCTCCCATCATCAGTGAAGAGATGCGCATCAAGATGGGTGAGGCGGGTGTTAAGGCTGCAAAAGCAATTAACTACGAGGGTGCTGGCACAGTAGAATTTCTGGTCGACAAGCACCGAAACTTCTACTTTATGGAAATGAACACACGCATTCAGGTTGAGCACCCCGTAACCGAAGAGATTTATGATATAGACTTGATTAAGCAGCAGATTTTAATTGCTGCTGGAAAAAAACTCCCTACCAAGAAGTTTGTCCCCAGAGGTCACGCAATTGAATGCCGTATCAATGCCGAAGACCCTGAAAATGACTTTCGTCCCTCTGCTGGCGAACTAAAAGTCTTCCACGTGCCGTGTGGGCACGGTGTCCGCGTTGAGACGCACGCATATGCTGGCTACCGCATTCCACCTTACTACGACTCAATGATTGCCAAGCTTATCGTCTACGGTCACACGCGTGAAGAAGCGATTGAGCGCATGCTGCGAGCCTTGGATGAGTTCATTGTCGAGGGCATCAAAACCACAATTCCGCTCCACAAAAAAATCTTCCAGTCCGAAATTTTCCGCAGCGGACACTTCGACACCAGCTTTATTGAAAAAACACAGATACTAAAAATGCTCTCGGCAAAGTAA
- the efp gene encoding elongation factor P, which translates to MATTRDLAKGVILRFNGELHILEEVQHRTPGNLHAFFQAKMRNLRNGRIVENRFRSGEEVEIVQTERKHFQYLYRDGDDFVLMDNETFEQINIPVSAFRESAKFLKEGMPVEVVFSTSGELVQAEAPTFVELTVTDTSSVTKDDRATAGTKPATLETGAVIQVPMFVLTGDVVRVDTRTGEYVDRVKKASA; encoded by the coding sequence ATGGCGACCACAAGGGACCTTGCAAAAGGCGTTATTCTTCGCTTCAATGGTGAATTGCACATTCTCGAGGAAGTTCAGCATCGCACGCCGGGCAATCTTCATGCGTTCTTTCAAGCGAAGATGCGCAACCTCCGCAACGGCCGAATTGTAGAAAATCGCTTCCGCTCTGGCGAAGAAGTCGAAATTGTTCAAACTGAGCGCAAGCATTTCCAGTATCTCTACCGTGACGGCGATGATTTCGTGCTGATGGATAATGAGACCTTCGAGCAAATCAATATCCCTGTCTCAGCTTTCCGAGAGTCTGCAAAGTTTTTGAAGGAGGGTATGCCCGTTGAGGTTGTTTTCTCCACCTCAGGTGAGCTTGTTCAAGCAGAAGCCCCTACATTTGTCGAGCTAACGGTTACAGACACCAGTTCTGTTACGAAAGATGACCGTGCCACCGCCGGCACAAAGCCTGCAACGCTTGAAACTGGTGCGGTCATTCAAGTGCCAATGTTTGTGCTGACCGGCGATGTTGTGCGCGTGGACACCCGCACAGGAGAGTATGTCGATAGAGTCAAGAAGGCTAGTGCATAG
- a CDS encoding YebC/PmpR family DNA-binding transcriptional regulator, protein MGRIFEKRKYRMFARWARMSKAFTKIGREISIAVKMGGPDPDNNPRLRRAIQNARSVNMPKDRVEAAIKRAVSREEADYQEVVYEGYAPHGVALIVEAATDNPTRTVANVRMYFNRSGGSLAANGAVSFMFERKGVFKLQKPDVNLEELELELIDYGAEDFALEDDDLLIYTSFNDFATMQKKLEEKGLTVQMSALQYVPTTTVEVTEEQEKDVMELIEKLEDDDDVQAVYHNMR, encoded by the coding sequence ATGGGACGCATTTTTGAGAAGCGCAAGTATAGAATGTTTGCGCGCTGGGCAAGAATGTCCAAAGCCTTTACCAAAATTGGGCGTGAAATCTCAATTGCGGTTAAAATGGGTGGTCCTGACCCTGATAATAACCCACGATTGCGGCGCGCAATCCAGAATGCGCGTAGTGTCAATATGCCCAAAGACCGTGTGGAGGCAGCCATCAAACGCGCCGTCTCACGAGAAGAGGCAGACTACCAAGAAGTGGTCTATGAAGGCTATGCGCCACACGGTGTGGCGCTGATTGTAGAAGCGGCAACAGATAATCCAACTCGCACGGTGGCAAACGTGCGAATGTATTTTAACCGTAGCGGTGGCTCACTTGCAGCAAATGGCGCAGTGAGCTTTATGTTCGAGCGGAAAGGTGTCTTTAAACTCCAAAAGCCAGACGTCAATCTTGAAGAACTTGAGCTAGAGCTGATTGACTACGGTGCAGAAGATTTCGCCCTTGAAGACGATGACCTCCTAATCTATACCAGCTTCAATGACTTTGCCACGATGCAAAAAAAACTGGAAGAAAAAGGCCTGACGGTGCAAATGTCTGCCTTGCAGTATGTCCCAACCACGACGGTAGAAGTAACCGAAGAGCAAGAAAAAGATGTAATGGAACTAATTGAAAAACTGGAAGATGATGATGATGTGCAAGCAGTCTATCACAATATGCGTTAA